In Verrucomicrobiia bacterium, a genomic segment contains:
- a CDS encoding adenylyltransferase/cytidyltransferase family protein, producing MNAALPVIVCGGFDDIRARDLRFLEEAAKLGPVTVALWSDVVFHKIHGQAPKFPFAERRYFLQAVRYVQSVLALPDSADAKTVPEIDAVSWADYEPSASPERAGVAKERGITYRVFSSDELKGFPEPPPMPSAPGRKKAIATGCYDWFHSGHVRFTEEASAFGDLYLCLGSDANVRLLKGEGHPLLSEQERRYVVGSIRYVKQALVTTGTGWVDADPEIRRIKPDYYIVNEDGDKGGKREYCEKMGIEYVVLKRAPAPGLPPRSSTILRGF from the coding sequence ATGAATGCGGCATTACCCGTAATCGTTTGCGGAGGCTTCGATGACATCCGCGCGCGCGATCTCCGTTTCCTGGAAGAGGCGGCGAAGCTCGGACCCGTTACCGTGGCATTGTGGTCTGACGTTGTTTTTCACAAGATCCACGGGCAGGCGCCAAAGTTCCCCTTCGCAGAGCGTCGCTACTTTCTCCAGGCAGTTCGTTACGTGCAGTCGGTGCTCGCCCTCCCCGACAGCGCGGATGCGAAAACCGTGCCCGAGATCGATGCCGTTTCTTGGGCCGATTACGAGCCGTCAGCGAGCCCGGAACGCGCGGGGGTCGCGAAGGAAAGGGGAATCACCTATCGCGTGTTTTCGAGCGACGAATTGAAGGGATTTCCCGAGCCGCCGCCCATGCCCTCGGCGCCAGGACGCAAGAAGGCAATCGCCACGGGTTGCTACGATTGGTTTCATTCCGGCCATGTCAGATTCACGGAAGAGGCGTCCGCCTTCGGGGATTTGTATCTTTGCCTGGGCAGCGACGCGAACGTGCGATTATTGAAGGGAGAGGGGCATCCGTTGCTGTCAGAGCAGGAGCGACGATATGTTGTGGGCTCAATCCGTTATGTGAAGCAGGCGCTGGTCACGACAGGAACGGGTTGGGTGGATGCTGACCCTGAGATTCGGCGGATCAAACCCGACTATTACATAGTTAACGAGGACGGGGACAAGGGCGGTAAACGCGAGTATTGCGAGAAGATGGGGATTGAATACGTGGTTTTGAAGCGGGCTCCCGCTCCAGGTTTGCCTCCGCGAAGCAGTACGATTTTGCGGGGATTTTGA
- the purH gene encoding bifunctional phosphoribosylaminoimidazolecarboxamide formyltransferase/IMP cyclohydrolase: MAKIERALLSVSDKTGLVPFAQALSNAGVELISTGGTAKALRDAGLRVKDISEHTGFPEMLDGRVKTLHPKVHGGLLYIRGNAAHETAVREHQIDAIDLVVVNLYPFEQTVAKPNVSLHDAIENIDIGGPSMLRSAAKNHETVTVIVDPADYEEVARQIAASGDTSLESRRRLATKVYSRTAAYDAAIAAHLEKAFSDGCGKQALPAELTLSAPLAQTLRYGENPHQEAALYGAFSDYFQQLHGKELSYNNILDLTAAAQLIAEFENDQPTLAILKHTNPCGVGQGTSLRDAWEAAFATDKQAPFGGIIAVNHALNGPCAEAIAEIFSEVIVAPEFTPEALAILQKKKNLRLLRMLRSTSSGQSWDIRSVGCGSYLVQGRDIKLTTRGDLKIVTKRKPSADELDAMLFGWRVVKHVKSNAIVYVTAARTLGIGAGQMSRVDASRIAVWKAREAALSLKNSVVCSDAFFPFADGLIAAAEAGATAAIQPGGSVRDAEVIAAADERNMAMAFTGHRHFRH, encoded by the coding sequence ATGGCAAAAATTGAACGCGCACTGCTTTCAGTTTCGGATAAAACCGGCCTTGTTCCGTTCGCTCAGGCTCTTTCAAACGCCGGCGTGGAACTGATCTCAACCGGCGGAACGGCCAAAGCATTGCGCGATGCAGGACTTCGAGTCAAAGACATCAGCGAGCATACCGGATTTCCGGAAATGCTTGATGGTCGTGTAAAGACCCTTCACCCCAAGGTTCATGGGGGATTGCTGTATATCCGCGGCAATGCGGCTCACGAAACCGCAGTAAGGGAGCATCAGATCGACGCAATAGACCTCGTCGTGGTGAACCTCTATCCGTTCGAACAGACCGTGGCGAAGCCAAACGTTTCCTTGCACGACGCGATTGAGAATATCGATATTGGCGGTCCCTCAATGCTTCGCAGCGCTGCGAAGAACCATGAGACGGTGACAGTCATTGTTGATCCAGCAGATTACGAGGAAGTCGCGCGGCAGATCGCTGCTTCTGGAGACACTTCGCTTGAATCACGTCGCCGATTGGCCACGAAGGTTTATTCGAGAACAGCGGCTTACGACGCGGCGATTGCAGCGCATCTTGAAAAGGCATTCTCCGATGGCTGTGGCAAACAGGCATTGCCGGCAGAGCTGACGTTATCGGCGCCGCTGGCGCAGACATTGCGCTACGGCGAGAATCCGCATCAGGAAGCGGCGTTGTATGGCGCGTTTTCGGATTACTTTCAGCAACTTCACGGCAAGGAGCTTTCCTACAACAACATTCTTGATCTGACAGCAGCCGCGCAATTGATCGCGGAATTTGAGAACGATCAACCCACTCTGGCGATCCTGAAGCACACCAATCCTTGCGGTGTCGGCCAGGGAACGAGCCTGCGCGATGCATGGGAGGCAGCCTTTGCGACCGACAAACAGGCTCCCTTCGGCGGGATTATTGCAGTCAACCACGCATTGAACGGTCCGTGCGCGGAAGCCATTGCGGAGATCTTCAGCGAAGTGATTGTCGCGCCGGAATTCACGCCAGAAGCGCTGGCGATCCTTCAGAAGAAAAAAAACCTGCGGTTACTGAGGATGTTGCGGTCAACGTCCTCGGGCCAATCGTGGGATATCCGAAGCGTGGGATGCGGTTCCTACCTTGTCCAGGGTCGCGACATCAAGTTGACCACGCGCGGAGATCTCAAGATTGTCACGAAACGCAAGCCGAGCGCCGACGAGTTGGATGCCATGTTGTTTGGGTGGCGGGTCGTAAAACATGTAAAATCGAATGCCATTGTGTATGTCACGGCGGCGCGGACGCTCGGAATCGGCGCGGGGCAGATGAGCCGGGTGGATGCCAGCCGCATCGCGGTTTGGAAAGCGCGTGAGGCTGCACTCTCATTGAAAAACAGCGTGGTTTGCAGCGACGCTTTCTTTCCGTTTGCTGATGGATTGATCGCCGCAGCGGAGGCCGGGGCCACCGCTGCGATTCAACCAGGAGGTTCTGTCCGGGACGCCGAGGTGATTGCCGCGGCCGACGAGCGGAACATGGCGATGGCATTTACAGGGCACCGGCACTTCCGCCATTGA
- a CDS encoding FHA domain-containing protein: MIQLESLSGTTAGTKWSPRRFPFRVGRADDADVQINAPGVWDQHFIVELDPAAGFLIQPQGEALITVNSHAVKRSVLRNGDHIQFGAASLRFWLAQAPQKSLSSRESFFWAIMAAVVAAQFWMIYSLID; the protein is encoded by the coding sequence ATGATTCAACTGGAATCGCTCTCAGGCACAACGGCGGGAACCAAGTGGTCACCCCGCCGTTTTCCTTTTCGTGTGGGACGGGCTGATGATGCAGATGTGCAGATCAATGCTCCCGGAGTCTGGGATCAACATTTCATCGTTGAATTGGATCCCGCTGCAGGGTTTCTCATCCAACCCCAGGGAGAGGCTCTCATTACCGTGAACTCACACGCTGTGAAGCGTTCGGTCCTGCGAAATGGAGATCACATTCAGTTCGGAGCCGCGTCATTGCGTTTCTGGCTGGCCCAAGCTCCACAGAAAAGCCTCAGTTCGCGCGAGAGTTTCTTTTGGGCGATAATGGCCGCGGTTGTTGCGGCACAATTCTGGATGATCTACAGCCTGATCGACTGA
- a CDS encoding polysaccharide biosynthesis/export family protein, which produces MKLLRNFLMLCLGLVVVTSGLLLSGCGTAGHRFDDGDGESNPRPPANVFYRGDLVIISFSSPGLPERKPHEERVKDDGTITPPEIGSVKALGKTTGELQQELQKEYNKLYQNMTITVKSELRYYYVEGEVKTPGPKTYLGETDILSAISAAGGFTEFAKKSQVRLIRPNGEQVVVDYQRAIREPKHNISVFPGDKIYIRRSLY; this is translated from the coding sequence ATGAAACTACTCAGGAACTTTTTGATGCTGTGTCTGGGATTGGTCGTTGTGACCTCTGGCCTTCTGCTCAGCGGCTGCGGCACGGCGGGGCATAGGTTCGACGACGGCGATGGTGAATCGAACCCGCGCCCGCCGGCCAATGTGTTCTACCGCGGCGACCTGGTGATTATCAGCTTCTCCAGCCCTGGCCTCCCGGAACGCAAGCCTCATGAGGAACGGGTGAAGGATGATGGCACCATCACCCCTCCGGAAATTGGCTCCGTGAAGGCGTTAGGCAAGACCACGGGCGAACTTCAGCAGGAGCTGCAGAAGGAGTATAACAAGCTCTACCAGAACATGACGATAACGGTGAAGTCGGAGCTGCGTTACTACTACGTCGAAGGGGAGGTCAAAACGCCGGGCCCAAAAACCTACCTCGGTGAAACTGACATTCTGAGTGCGATTTCCGCAGCGGGCGGGTTTACGGAATTCGCCAAGAAAAGCCAGGTCCGGCTGATTCGTCCAAACGGGGAGCAGGTGGTGGTCGATTATCAACGCGCCATTCGCGAACCGAAGCACAATATTTCTGTATTTCCAGGCGACAAGATCTACATCCGGCGCAGTCTCTACTGA
- a CDS encoding polysaccharide biosynthesis tyrosine autokinase, which yields MDSTKSSTPQETKLHFLDYWRIIRIRKTVILAVFLLVVITATVVTYILPETFSGTARMKVTNDSPDAGSFEQYSQKGYDPYFIQTEFEVIQSELILGRVIDKLKLNEKWGEKYASGQPLKRSETLEIFKKSIRLTPVRNASLIEVEVFSDKPDEAAQIANEIVDTYKQHRLEVSLEQLASSIKALEEQQVEYRRKTEAAQQEVDQLRTKFGITDLNPMESMPTPPISADVEKQIQAQLIMLKNEVVMRETAISHLRSLEKSQLRDAIQIALGQPDQRLASLFNQYELADQSFRSMKAIYKDDHPLYKNAQENVESIARSISDAVDGILIGLQNRLDAAKAAAEELAHRLETSRTEYLALVEKSRPYYAAKRRLSELEQFNNILSVKIASSSADYRLPRTSMVTITDRAIENRDPVKPKKGLNIALGVVIGLVVGVGLAFFIEYLDTSVKTIDDVERTLQAPVLGVIPQNVGFLMEEGADSPHAEAYRVLRTNLLFSRKDDKLNSIAVVSAGAGEGKSTTILNLATVFAQNGARVVVVDSDLRRPTLHKIMRVTNNIGLTNYLLKQNTLEEVIQTSNLPTLDFMASGKLPSSSMGVLSSAQMKNLIHELKQRYDYVFFDSPPIMGVSDASILASEVDITLQVIQYRRYPQPMNIRAKQMIEKVGGNLLGIVLNNINMSQDESYYYYSGYYHEYYSKDEDDDAVAAADGGDKSKLDIKPKY from the coding sequence ATGGATTCAACTAAGAGCTCTACACCGCAGGAAACCAAGCTTCATTTCCTGGATTATTGGCGGATCATCCGCATTCGCAAAACAGTCATTCTTGCCGTGTTCCTCCTTGTTGTGATTACGGCGACGGTCGTCACTTACATCTTGCCAGAAACGTTTTCAGGTACGGCCAGGATGAAAGTGACGAACGACAGCCCTGACGCTGGATCGTTCGAGCAATACAGCCAGAAAGGCTACGATCCCTATTTCATCCAGACCGAGTTCGAAGTCATCCAGTCCGAGTTGATCCTGGGACGAGTGATCGACAAGTTGAAGTTGAACGAAAAGTGGGGCGAGAAGTACGCGAGCGGACAACCTCTCAAACGTTCCGAGACCCTCGAGATTTTCAAGAAATCGATCCGCCTCACTCCGGTTCGTAACGCCAGCTTGATTGAAGTGGAAGTTTTCAGCGACAAGCCCGATGAAGCCGCCCAGATTGCCAACGAAATTGTCGATACCTACAAGCAGCATCGCCTCGAGGTAAGTCTCGAACAGCTCGCGAGCAGCATCAAAGCCTTGGAAGAGCAACAGGTGGAATACCGCAGAAAAACCGAAGCGGCACAACAGGAGGTTGATCAGCTGCGCACGAAGTTCGGCATCACCGACCTGAACCCGATGGAATCGATGCCGACACCGCCGATCTCGGCTGACGTCGAGAAGCAGATCCAGGCGCAATTGATCATGCTGAAGAACGAGGTCGTCATGCGCGAGACTGCAATCAGTCATCTTCGGAGCCTCGAAAAATCGCAGTTGAGGGACGCCATCCAAATCGCGCTCGGCCAACCCGACCAGCGATTGGCCAGCCTCTTCAACCAGTATGAACTCGCCGACCAGAGCTTTCGCTCGATGAAGGCGATCTACAAGGACGACCATCCGCTTTATAAGAACGCGCAGGAGAATGTTGAGTCAATCGCGCGCAGCATCTCGGACGCGGTCGACGGGATTTTGATTGGGCTGCAAAACCGGCTGGATGCTGCCAAAGCCGCAGCCGAGGAGCTTGCCCATCGCCTCGAAACCTCGCGGACAGAATACCTGGCCCTGGTGGAAAAAAGCCGTCCCTACTACGCTGCAAAGCGCCGCCTTTCCGAGTTGGAGCAGTTTAACAACATCCTGTCCGTGAAGATCGCATCCAGCAGCGCCGACTATCGACTTCCCCGCACGTCGATGGTGACGATCACCGACAGGGCGATTGAGAATCGCGATCCCGTAAAGCCGAAGAAGGGCCTGAACATCGCGCTGGGTGTTGTAATCGGCCTGGTCGTTGGAGTGGGTCTCGCGTTCTTCATTGAATATCTGGACACGAGCGTGAAGACGATCGATGACGTGGAACGCACGCTGCAGGCACCCGTGCTCGGCGTCATTCCGCAGAACGTCGGCTTCCTGATGGAGGAAGGCGCGGATAGCCCGCATGCGGAAGCTTATCGAGTGCTCAGAACGAACCTCCTTTTCTCCCGAAAGGATGACAAACTGAACTCCATCGCGGTGGTGAGCGCAGGCGCCGGCGAAGGCAAGTCGACCACGATCCTTAACCTGGCCACCGTTTTCGCTCAGAACGGCGCCCGCGTCGTAGTGGTTGATTCTGACCTTCGGCGTCCCACGCTGCACAAGATCATGCGCGTGACGAATAACATTGGTCTGACCAATTATCTCCTCAAGCAAAACACGCTCGAGGAGGTCATTCAAACGAGCAACTTGCCCACCTTGGACTTCATGGCGAGCGGCAAGTTGCCGAGCAGTTCGATGGGCGTCCTGAGTTCGGCTCAGATGAAGAATCTCATCCACGAACTGAAGCAGCGCTACGACTATGTGTTCTTTGACTCCCCGCCGATCATGGGCGTGAGTGACGCTTCGATTCTTGCAAGCGAAGTGGACATCACCCTCCAGGTCATCCAATACCGCAGGTATCCGCAGCCGATGAACATCCGCGCGAAACAGATGATCGAGAAGGTTGGCGGCAACCTGCTGGGAATCGTGCTGAATAACATCAACATGTCGCAGGACGAAAGCTACTACTACTACAGCGGTTACTACCACGAATACTACTCTAAGGATGAGGACGATGACGCCGTGGCGGCCGCCGATGGCGGGGACAAATCAAAGCTGGATATCAAACCCAAGTATTGA
- a CDS encoding outer membrane beta-barrel protein, with product MKKIVASIGMAAVGASALQTVSAQEPLGGGSDKPWSVSATLRGFYDDNVLTAADNEHESFGIEARPSVRLVLPMDQTTLSLGYVYSMKWYADEPEVFDDIAQTHLFDLGLSHAFSERYRISVSDSFAIGQEADLFRTGSGFGGFQTVEGDNIRNFADVLFEADLTPVYGITLGYNNALFDYEAQENSLVLDRVEHYVTFENRLLLRPVTTGIVGYQFGMIDYTEDEAFAGGGLPEHRNNRSHYIYLGADHRFTPELSGSVRGGARINDYYNDPDDSDAEVSPYGKVTLSYSYAPQSQVMLRVSYDRTATDVIGTGTDLVTDAQSVAFYVGLDHRLAARLFWHLGGQYQNSEFQNGDLDGGKDNFYSIDTSLRYEINRFLSTHVGYSFDKLDSDVDGREFDRNRVYLGVTATY from the coding sequence ATGAAGAAAATTGTTGCCTCAATCGGAATGGCTGCCGTCGGCGCCTCCGCTCTCCAGACTGTATCGGCTCAAGAGCCGTTGGGTGGCGGTTCGGACAAGCCCTGGAGCGTATCCGCTACGTTGCGTGGCTTCTACGACGACAACGTTCTTACGGCCGCTGATAATGAGCACGAGAGCTTCGGTATCGAAGCCAGGCCATCAGTTCGCCTCGTGCTTCCCATGGATCAGACGACCCTGAGCCTCGGATACGTGTATTCAATGAAGTGGTACGCGGACGAGCCGGAAGTTTTTGACGACATCGCGCAGACACACCTGTTCGATCTGGGTCTTTCGCACGCGTTTTCGGAACGCTATCGCATTTCGGTGTCGGATTCATTTGCCATCGGCCAGGAAGCTGACCTTTTCCGAACCGGTAGCGGTTTCGGAGGGTTCCAAACTGTGGAGGGCGACAACATCCGCAACTTTGCCGACGTTTTGTTCGAAGCCGACCTGACCCCCGTTTACGGCATTACTTTGGGGTATAACAACGCATTGTTCGATTACGAGGCACAGGAGAATTCGCTGGTCCTCGACCGCGTTGAACACTACGTGACGTTCGAAAACCGGCTTCTGCTCCGGCCCGTCACAACCGGAATTGTCGGTTATCAGTTCGGCATGATTGACTACACGGAAGACGAGGCTTTTGCAGGTGGCGGGTTGCCTGAGCATCGTAACAATCGTTCACATTACATTTACTTGGGAGCCGATCACCGCTTCACCCCTGAGTTGAGCGGGTCCGTTCGTGGTGGTGCTCGTATCAACGACTACTACAACGATCCTGACGATAGCGATGCAGAAGTCAGCCCTTACGGCAAAGTCACTCTGAGCTACAGCTATGCGCCGCAGAGCCAGGTCATGCTCCGCGTCTCTTATGATCGCACGGCCACAGACGTCATCGGGACTGGAACAGACCTGGTCACGGATGCACAGTCAGTCGCATTTTATGTTGGCTTGGACCATCGGCTGGCGGCACGTTTGTTCTGGCATCTCGGTGGCCAGTACCAAAACTCTGAGTTCCAAAACGGTGATCTTGATGGTGGGAAAGATAATTTCTATTCCATCGATACCAGCCTGCGATACGAGATCAATCGCTTCCTCTCCACTCACGTCGGTTATTCATTCGACAAGCTCGACTCTGACGTTGATGGCCGTGAATTTGATAGAAATAGGGTTTACTTGGGCGTGACCGCCACGTATTAA
- a CDS encoding LysM peptidoglycan-binding domain-containing protein codes for MTVPVWLFRAMTAFVLLVGMSGCVPQGQSELDEEKEPHFLAGKKAINVLDYRGAIEEFHRALEVNPHNSKAHSQLGWLYETKENDAAAAIYHYERYLKLRPGSDNAEVIRQRIMNCKQDLAKSVWPLPIAPGMQKQLEQLLDENRRLKEENERFRLFLASRPATNIVAPQPLPTRRESPQVTPLPPQPAAVTNRQAPLISRPIPGSRRTHTVQSGDTMASISRRYGVRLGALAAANPGIDPRRMRPGQIIVLP; via the coding sequence ATGACTGTCCCGGTGTGGCTTTTTCGCGCAATGACCGCCTTTGTGCTCCTTGTGGGCATGAGCGGCTGCGTTCCCCAGGGACAGAGCGAACTGGACGAGGAGAAGGAGCCGCATTTTCTCGCTGGGAAGAAGGCGATCAATGTCCTGGATTATCGCGGCGCGATCGAGGAGTTCCATCGCGCCCTTGAAGTCAATCCGCATAATTCCAAAGCGCACTCGCAACTCGGCTGGCTTTACGAGACCAAGGAAAATGATGCCGCGGCTGCGATTTATCACTATGAACGCTATCTGAAATTGCGGCCCGGTTCGGACAATGCGGAGGTCATTCGGCAGCGCATTATGAATTGCAAGCAGGACCTCGCCAAGAGTGTGTGGCCGCTGCCTATCGCGCCTGGCATGCAAAAACAGCTTGAGCAACTGCTCGACGAAAATCGACGACTCAAAGAAGAAAACGAGAGGTTCAGGTTGTTTTTAGCATCGCGGCCCGCGACCAATATTGTCGCGCCACAACCCCTTCCCACCCGCAGGGAGTCCCCACAAGTGACGCCGCTTCCCCCACAACCTGCAGCCGTTACGAACCGGCAGGCCCCACTCATCAGCCGGCCGATTCCGGGGTCGCGGCGCACGCACACTGTTCAGTCCGGCGACACAATGGCGTCTATTTCGCGGCGGTATGGCGTCAGGTTGGGAGCGTTAGCCGCGGCGAACCCCGGAATTGATCCCCGACGGATGCGGCCGGGTCAAATTATTGTTCTTCCCTAG
- a CDS encoding bifunctional 5,10-methylenetetrahydrofolate dehydrogenase/5,10-methenyltetrahydrofolate cyclohydrolase: MALDNLIDGKAIAARIQGELAQRVANLKSHGIQPGLAFVRVGEDAASKVYVGRKEKACAELGIFSETHVLAENTTESDLLTLINRLNSDPRLHGILVQAPLPKQIRETVIYSTVAPHKDVDGFNPINVGKLMLGDPDGFHPCTPAGIRELLVRSAVETRGAEVVVLGRGNIVGKPMAAMLIQKEKGANATVTVCHSASRNVAAHCRHADILIAAIGVAEFVKADMVKPGAVVIDVGVNRIPDPASKSGSRLVGDVDFAAVQPIAGRITPNPGGVGPMTIAMLMQNTVSAAERSSNA, encoded by the coding sequence ATGGCGCTCGACAATCTTATCGACGGAAAAGCGATCGCGGCCAGGATCCAGGGCGAATTGGCTCAACGAGTCGCCAACCTTAAGTCGCATGGTATCCAGCCTGGCCTGGCGTTTGTGCGAGTTGGGGAGGACGCCGCTTCGAAGGTTTACGTTGGCCGCAAGGAGAAAGCCTGTGCGGAGCTCGGCATCTTTTCCGAAACCCACGTGCTTGCGGAGAACACCACCGAAAGCGATCTGCTGACGCTGATCAATCGATTGAACAGTGACCCCAGGCTCCATGGCATTCTGGTTCAGGCGCCTTTGCCAAAACAGATTCGCGAAACCGTTATTTATTCAACTGTTGCCCCCCACAAGGACGTCGACGGCTTCAATCCGATCAACGTCGGAAAGTTGATGCTCGGAGATCCCGACGGTTTTCATCCCTGCACGCCCGCGGGGATTCGCGAGTTGCTGGTTCGTTCGGCGGTTGAGACACGGGGTGCCGAGGTGGTCGTCCTGGGACGCGGCAACATTGTCGGGAAACCGATGGCTGCGATGTTGATCCAGAAGGAGAAAGGCGCCAATGCAACGGTCACGGTGTGCCATTCCGCAAGCCGCAACGTCGCCGCGCATTGCCGCCACGCGGATATCCTGATCGCGGCCATTGGCGTCGCTGAATTCGTGAAGGCGGATATGGTGAAACCGGGCGCTGTTGTTATTGATGTGGGGGTGAATCGAATTCCGGACCCGGCTTCGAAATCCGGCTCACGACTGGTGGGCGACGTCGACTTCGCCGCGGTCCAGCCCATAGCGGGCAGGATCACGCCCAATCCGGGCGGCGTTGGGCCGATGACCATTGCCATGCTGATGCAGAATACTGTTTCTGCTGCGGAGAGAAGTTCAAACGCCTAG
- a CDS encoding SH3 domain-containing protein, whose amino-acid sequence MKVWTFVAAMFSVSVLADQPALLSGTNGSPNVAAPAMSSPPPASRTSPGSTLRSEPLVPGQATVVANRVNVRGRAGLIGEVIGKLTNGEPVTVIEEVTLRNSKPDEPSAWAKIALPDSIAVWVHSGFVDRSSMTVKANRLNLRGGPGENYSVLGTLVRGDSLQELQTRGDWIQINAPDNAFAFVAAQYLRQDSTPQVATTLPEDPAPTTLANVTETPPVATASDQPSANAESTEVAQAEPATQSEETAAVEEALPPRIVQREGIVRSTLSIQAPTDFELVSTETYRAINYLFTSSPNLDLRRYKGLRILVTGEEGLDERWKNTPVLTIQQIRVLE is encoded by the coding sequence ATGAAAGTGTGGACGTTTGTCGCGGCAATGTTTTCAGTGAGTGTTCTGGCCGATCAACCAGCGCTTCTGAGCGGCACCAACGGCAGCCCCAATGTCGCTGCGCCCGCAATGTCCAGCCCTCCTCCCGCGTCGCGCACCTCTCCTGGTTCCACCCTTCGCTCCGAACCTCTGGTTCCCGGGCAGGCAACGGTTGTTGCCAACCGCGTGAATGTCCGCGGCCGCGCAGGGCTGATCGGCGAGGTTATTGGAAAATTGACGAATGGCGAGCCTGTCACCGTGATTGAGGAGGTGACCCTGCGCAATTCGAAGCCCGACGAGCCTTCGGCCTGGGCAAAGATCGCGCTTCCGGATTCCATTGCGGTCTGGGTCCATTCCGGATTTGTGGATCGGAGCAGCATGACGGTAAAAGCCAATCGGCTGAACCTTCGCGGCGGACCCGGCGAGAATTACAGCGTTCTGGGAACGCTTGTGAGAGGCGATTCCCTGCAGGAATTGCAGACCCGCGGCGATTGGATTCAAATCAACGCCCCTGACAACGCGTTCGCTTTTGTTGCTGCACAATATTTGAGACAGGACAGCACGCCGCAGGTCGCCACCACCTTGCCGGAAGACCCTGCTCCAACAACGCTGGCCAACGTCACCGAGACGCCGCCGGTCGCGACCGCATCGGACCAGCCGTCCGCGAACGCCGAGTCAACCGAAGTCGCACAAGCTGAGCCGGCAACGCAATCGGAAGAAACCGCGGCTGTTGAGGAAGCATTGCCGCCGCGAATCGTTCAGCGCGAAGGAATTGTTCGCAGCACGTTGAGCATCCAGGCTCCCACGGATTTCGAACTGGTCAGCACCGAGACTTACCGTGCGATCAATTATCTCTTCACGAGCTCGCCCAATCTGGATCTCCGGCGCTATAAGGGGTTGCGCATCCTCGTAACCGGCGAGGAAGGTTTGGACGAACGCTGGAAGAACACTCCGGTTCTCACGATTCAGCAGATCCGGGTGCTGGAATAA
- a CDS encoding pseudouridine synthase codes for MVRLQKFLADAGVASRRASEQMITGGRVQVNGQPVRLLGSKVDPLHDKVTVDGELVRIRKKLYVALHKPRGCVCSRKDEHGHPTVYEFLPKEWSNVYTVGRLDYDTEGLLFLTNDGDFALRLTHPRYGVRKKYVAMVEGKVDGEMVQKFTRGVFHQGERLKAERAHVITANSTRSTVELELAEGKNREVRRLFESQSRAVKRLQRVQVGRIKLGELKPGKWRTLTDAEIKSLLG; via the coding sequence ATGGTTCGGCTCCAAAAATTTCTCGCAGACGCAGGAGTGGCTTCACGCCGCGCCAGCGAGCAGATGATCACGGGAGGACGCGTCCAGGTGAATGGCCAACCCGTGCGGCTCCTGGGCTCCAAGGTGGATCCCCTGCACGATAAGGTGACGGTGGACGGCGAGTTGGTGCGCATCCGCAAGAAGCTGTATGTCGCCTTGCACAAGCCGCGCGGCTGCGTCTGCTCCCGGAAAGACGAGCACGGACACCCCACGGTTTACGAGTTCCTGCCCAAGGAGTGGAGCAACGTTTACACGGTGGGCCGCCTCGACTACGACACGGAAGGTCTTCTCTTTCTCACTAATGACGGTGATTTCGCGTTGCGCCTGACGCATCCCCGCTACGGGGTTCGGAAGAAGTACGTCGCGATGGTGGAAGGAAAGGTTGATGGGGAGATGGTTCAGAAATTCACGCGCGGTGTGTTCCACCAGGGCGAGCGTCTCAAGGCGGAACGCGCGCATGTCATCACCGCAAACTCCACGCGCAGCACCGTGGAACTCGAGCTCGCCGAAGGGAAGAACCGCGAGGTGCGCAGGCTCTTCGAATCGCAGAGCAGAGCTGTGAAACGCCTGCAACGCGTTCAGGTCGGACGGATCAAGCTGGGTGAGTTGAAACCGGGAAAATGGCGAACATTGACAGATGCGGAGATTAAATCTCTACTGGGCTGA
- a CDS encoding small basic protein produces MSQHRSLRAASTLGGKRNVLKRFERTELLKKRGQWKEGDRITGLRKTKPEA; encoded by the coding sequence ATGTCACAGCATCGTAGTCTGCGCGCGGCTTCCACCCTGGGTGGCAAGCGGAACGTTCTGAAACGTTTTGAGCGCACTGAATTGCTCAAGAAACGAGGGCAATGGAAAGAGGGCGACCGGATCACCGGCCTCCGCAAGACCAAACCCGAGGCCTAG